The genome window TCTGGAGAGCTAACATGTGGAGTTTCCTGGAGGGTGGGGTGCGCCGAGGACATGGAAGCTCCATGCCCTCCCCACACGCCTTGCTTTATGCATcccttcatctgtatcctttataataaaccggAAAACATGTTCTCCCAAGTTCTATAAGAtgttctagcaaattaatcaaacccaaggaAGGGGTCATGGGAATACCAGTTTACAGCTGGTTGGTCAGAAGCATAAATAAAACCGGGGGCTTGAGATTGGCATCGGAAATGGGAGGCAGTCTTTTGGGACTAAGCCTTCAACCTATGGGACACTAGAGAGTGTCCACTGCTGGAGGACTGCGGTGTGTGGAAAAAACCCacacatctggtgtcagaagCACTGGGTGACTGTGCAGTGTGAGTACTGCAGTAAGAAACTGAGTTCATTAAATTCTCAGACAAGGTTTTCAAGGTTACATCATTTGATGCGACGTAGCTAGAAAtacttggaagaaaataaattttaagacatAATATTCTAGTTGAATTTGATACCCTAAATAATCCAGTCTATAAAGTCAGAGTTATGTTCTAAGATACTTAGCAGAAATGCCAGTCTTATTTCTAATCAGTAGCAGAATTTTGTAAATGAGAATGCTATTATATAACTGGGGCCATGCTACATCTAACTTTCTTAAAAAATCGAAAAtgaacaagtttttgtttttgtttttgagagagtcttgctctgtcacccaggctgatgtgcagtggcacaatcttggctcaatgcaacctctgcctcctggttcaagccatcctcccacctcagcctcctgagtagctaggactacaggtgtgcaccaccacacctggctaattttttgttattttttgtgcagacggggtttcaccatgttgcctacggtggtcctgaactcctgagctcaagtgatctgcctgcctaggcctcccaaagtgctgggattacaggtgtgagacaccatgacCAGTCAACAAGTTATCTTACAGATCATCTTGTGTACTGTGCACATACATGCTTTCATAAATCTCTAATAAAATTACTTTTGCATCTTCTAATAACTTAGGTTTGAATTAGAGACAAAATGCATGCTCAGTGGACTGCCTACAGAGAGTTAAAATACTTGTAACGTACCTGGGACTACTTGGATTATGTAATTCATCAGTCCCACAGGTGGCCTCACTGAGACCAGGGCAGGAGTTATGCACAGCATAGACAGACATGCTGGGATGTTCAATGAGAAGGTTTTCCATAGGACTCGTTTCCACCTTGATAGTGGTTAATCCACCTGCAGTAAAACACGGGGGTGGGGTGATAAACCAGCTCTCCTCCATTGGACATGACTCAAACTGGAGGAAGCAGGAATCACTTGTATCAGCCAAGCACTCAAGAGATGCCGGTAAACAGGAAAAGACTGAAGGGTGCTCAGTAGGTGACTCTTCACTGatgtcctcctcctcttcttcttcttcttctgctgaGAAGCCAGTGCAAGTATCTAGATTGTAGTCCATATTACCGTCCATGTGTGTTGTAGAAGAGTCCCACAGGAGGATGATTATCACATTGGGCAGTCATTATAAAGTCACCCATCAAATTCACAgcacagaaaaaagaagaaatgatactATTAGCTGATGCTCACATATCTTCTTTTATTTAGTTCAGAAACAAACCCATTTATATTCATCTAtatgattataaaattatttctgagcacagaaattgtgtgtgtgtgtgtgtgtgtgtgtgtgtgtgtgtgtgtcactatATGGGATGGATTATGTTGGTTTTGCAGGAGTGATTTTAAGACTGTTTCTATTCTGCTGAATAACTGTGTAATGAGCCAGATGGGTTACTACCTGTCTAATACAAGGGTCTTCTATTGAAGTGCCCTTGATCTAATCAATCTGTAAGAGTTGCAAAACTAAAAACTGATGTCAGTCAATTTCACTGACATTATCTAGCACAGGTGGTttcctgtaattttttaaagacaaactcCTGCTTACTTTTAAGGCTTAAAAACCCTCAGTTACTGGTTTTCT of Macaca fascicularis isolate 582-1 chromosome 8, T2T-MFA8v1.1 contains these proteins:
- the TP53INP1 gene encoding tumor protein p53-inducible nuclear protein 1 isoform X1; translated protein: MFQRLNKMFVGEVSSSSNQEPEFSEKEDDEWILVDFIDTCTGFSAEEEEEEEEDISEESPTEHPSVFSCLPASLECLADTSDSCFLQFESCPMEESWFITPPPCFTAGGLTTIKVETSPMENLLIEHPSMSVYAVHNSCPGLSEATCGTDELHNPSSPRVEAQNEMGQHIHCYVAALAAHTTFLEQPKSFRPSQWIKEHSERQSLNRNSLRRQNLTRDCHSRQVKHNGWVVHQPCPRQYNY
- the TP53INP1 gene encoding tumor protein p53-inducible nuclear protein 1 isoform X2 produces the protein MFQRLNKMFVGEVSSSSNQEPEFSEKEDDEWILVDFIDTCTGFSAEEEEEEEEDISEESPTEHPSVFSCLPASLECLADTSDSCFLQFESCPMEESWFITPPPCFTAGGLTTIKVETSPMENLLIEHPSMSVYAVHNSCPGLSEATCGTDELHNPSSPRATKSCL